One Panicum virgatum strain AP13 chromosome 9K, P.virgatum_v5, whole genome shotgun sequence genomic region harbors:
- the LOC120647599 gene encoding actin-related protein 4-like, with translation MYGGDEVSAIVIDVGSYSCKAGYAGDDTPKAVFPSVVGSIEQTGDTDDSKPDKEADSASDSKNGAKPMDVDKAKTKRKLYVGQELEFRRDNMEVISPMKDGTVTDWDIVDNIWNHAFRRRLLINPEEHPMLIAEPSTNTAQQREKAAELMFENYKVPALFLAKNAVLTSFASGRATSLVVDSGGGSTVVSAVHDGFVLQKSVATSPVGGEFLTDCMMKSLESKGVVIRPRYSFKKKEISPGEYKIVDLDLPNTTESYRLYRMRAIASDIKESVCRVPDTAFDEVAYANVPTTSYELPDGQTIEVGADRFKIPDILFNPSLSQTIPEVDGFADSMSVRGLPRMVIDSVNRCDVDIRKELFSNILLSGGSSSILQLKERLEKEVLEESPQAARVKVMASGNSVERRFSVWIGGSILASLGSFQQMWFSKAEYEEHGVSYIQRKCP, from the exons ATGTACGGCGGAG ACGAGGTCTCGGCAATCGTCATAGACGTGGGCTCCTACAGCTGCAAGGCGGGCTACGCCGGCGACGACACCCCCAAGGCCGTCTTCCCGTCG GTTGTTGGCTCAATTGAACAAACGGGAGACACTGATGACTCCAAGCCAGACAAAGAAGCTGACTCTGCATCAGATTCTAAGAATGGAGCCAAGCCTATGGATGTGGACAAAGCCAAGACAAAACGCAAGCTTTATGTTGGTCAGGAGTTGGAGTTCAGGAGGGATAATATGGAG GTGATTTCACCTATGAAAGATGGAACAGTAACTGATTGGGATATTGTTGATAATATATGGAATCACGCCTTCAG ACGGAGGTTGTTGATTAATCCTGAGGAGCATCCCATGCTCATAGCCGAACCATCTACAAACACTGCACAGCAAAGAGAGAA AGCAGCGGAACTTATGTTCGAGAACTACAAAGTGCCAGCACTATTCCTAGCCAAAAATGCA GTGCTCACATCTTTTGCATCTGGGCGAGCTACATCTTTGGTGGTTGACAG TGGTGGTGGGTCTACTGTGGTTTCAGCCGTGCACGACGGTTTTGTTTTGCAAAAG TCTGTGGCAACTTCTCCAGTTGGCGGTGAATTTTTAACTGACTGCATGATGAAAAGCTTGGAGAGCAAGGGCGTCGTT ATTAGACCCAGATATTCATTTAAGAAGAAGGAAATCAGTCCTGGAGAATATAAG ATTGTAGATCTTGATCTTCCAAACACAACAGAGAGTTACAGGTTGTACCGCATG AGGGCTATTGCTAGTGACATCAAGGAGTCTGTTTGCAGGGTTCCAGATACCGCTTTTGATG AAGTGGCATATGCAAATGTTCCTACAACTTCATATGAGCTTCCTGATGGACA GACTATTGAAGTTGGTGCTGATAGATTCAAGATTCCTGATATTCTATTTAATCCATCTCTATCCCAG ACTATTCCTGAGGTTGATGGATTTGCAGATTCAATGTCAGTCCGTGGCCTTCCACGAATG GTCATTGATAGTGTAAATAGGTGTGATGTTGACATACGCAAAGAGTTATTTAGCAACATCCTG CTTTCTGGTGGCTCATCATCAATTCTGCAGTTAAAGGAGCGCCTagagaaagaagtactagag GAGTCTCCTCAAGCTGCTCGTGTTAAGGTTATGGCAAGCGGAAATTCAGTAGAGAGGCGATTCAG CGtttggattggagggagtaTTCTTGCATCACTTGGGTCGTTCCAGCAAATGTGGTTCTCCAAAGCAGA GTATGAAGAGCATGGAGTTTCCTATATTCAAAGGAAGTGCCCGTGA
- the LOC120647601 gene encoding uncharacterized protein LOC120647601 isoform X2 gives MGMGVKQVLVRRRLLDEDEDGGSSTGSAREEVLLDHSPSPPPMSSCGRYLLHRVCRFDTLAGVAIKYGVEVTDVKRANGLTTDLQMFAHKTLRVPLHGRHPPAAAATSPPSSSPDRYRAREWTMRRPPKNAASLDPFLKPPRSTVSPSMSLLQGYYGLTPTPKENPTNEGHHRKARSLFSSFALENGDANRETDDAEKPIRRRQKADVELTAREDNGGSLLARTGQGLAMRPKSGSRADMNSSQQDLLVTWMPSYGDGLHAVKKSSSTPEFQDSDSISIASVWLKSKWNLKPDAFTLTLPLPLFDGIPKPLFDSIPNSIAAWRNKAAKD, from the exons ATGGGCATGGGCGTCAAGCAGgtcctcgtccgccgccgcctgctcgacgaagacgaggacggcggcagcagcaccgGCAGCGCCCGCGAGGAGGTCCTGCTCGACcactcgccctcgccgccaccAATGTCGTCCTGCGGCCGTTACCTCCTGCACCGCGTCTGCAGGTTCGACaccctcgccggcgtcgccatCAAGTACGGCGTCGAG GTGACCGATGTCAAGCGCGCCAACGGCCTCACCACCGACCTGCAGATGTTCGCGCACAAGACGCTCCGGGTTCCGCTCCACGGCAGgcacccgcccgccgccgctgccacttctcctccctcctcttcccccgatCGATATCGCGCCAG AGAATGGACTATGCGTCGCCCACCCAAAAATGCTGCTTCTTTGGATCCATTTCTTAAACCACCGCGGAGCACAGTTTCGCCGTCCATGAGCCTCTTGCAGGGATACTATGGCCTCACACCAACTCCAAAGGAGAACCCTACCAATGAAG GTCATCATAGGAAAGCTAGAAGCTTATTTAGCAGCTTCGCTCTTGAGAATGGAGATGCAAATAGGGAGACTGATGATGCTGAAAAGCCCATAAGGCGGCGCCAGAAAGCCGATGTTGAGCTGACAGCAAGGGAGGACAATGGCGGTAGCCTGTTGGCGAGGACCGGGCAGGGTTTGGCCATGAGGCCAAAGTCTGGCAGTCGGGCAGATATGAACAGTAGCCAGCAAGATCTCTTGGTGACGTGGATGCCTTCGTATGGGGACGGATTGCACGCTGTGAAGAAATCATCGAGCACTCCGGAGTTCCAAGATTCAGATAGCATCAGCATTGCGTCGGTATGGTTGAAGAGCAAGTGGAACCTGAAACCAGATGCGTTCACCCTCACACTTCCTCTCCCGCTGTTCGACGGCATCCCGAAGCCTCTCTTCGACAGCATTCCGAATTCGATTGCTGCTTGGAGAAACAAGGCTGCCAAAGATTAG
- the LOC120647604 gene encoding protein NETWORKED 1C-like — MAMLRESAEEQQTPPVSATSVSCRLPTCPPWLQAAIADIEQRVRALAVDVDDAAPDHSFADRADHYYQKRPQLLALLTDLHHRYLCLADRYAQSVAKHKQRLQPHPHHAAAVSDCSSCSSDVDSSSDADSSLSFQFQHPPPAALTDGDGDVNAEAELIVAELVLAWVERGILADEAERRRAEAARKIELQGSLVEVLESERLVLLGENARLGFRASAAEEEAAAAAAELGYTRRRAAEMARLVGKLREDHRVCMLGRKIEALQAQMYGLEVRNRECHVAMAKWDADRKAAAAEIQRLRAENRRLAEEAAAAAARRKGSWWSRVRMASERTPCAPAAAVRKVGQQMKGKDGKYYGGGGCFFGI; from the exons ATGGCTATGCTGCGGGAGTCGGCGGAGGAGCAGCAGACGCCGCCTGTGAGTGCGACTAGTGTGAGCTGCCGCCTGCCCACGTGCCCGCCTTGGCTGCAAGCGGCCATCGCAG ACATCGAGCAGCGGGTGCGCGCGCTGGCCGTGGACGTGGACGACGCCGCCCCCGACCATTCCTTCGCTGACCGCGCCGACCACTACTATCAGAAGCGGCCGCAGCTGCTGGCGCTCCTCACCGACCTCCACCACCGCTACCTCTGCCTCGCCGACCGCTACGCCCAGTCCGTCGCCAAGCACAAGCAGCGGCTTCAGCCTCACcctcaccacgccgccgccgtctccgacTGCAGCAGCTGCTCCTCCGACGTCGACTCATCCTCCGACGCCGACAGCTCGCTCTCCTTCCAGTTCCagcacccgccgccggcggctctcACCGATGGAGATGGCGATGTTAACGCCGAGGCCGAGTTGATCGTGGCGGAGCTGGTGCTGGCGTGGGTGGAACGGGGCATCctggcggacgaggccgagcgccggcgcgcggaggcggcgcgcaAGATCGAGCTGCAGGGGAGCCTTGTGGAGGTGCTGGAGTCGGAGCGCCTGGTGCTTCTGGGCGAGAATGCGCGCCTGGGGTTCCGCGCGTcggcggccgaggaggaggccgcggcggcggcggcggagctggggtacacgcggcggcgggccgcggAGATGGCGCGGCTGGTGGGGAAGCTGCGGGAGGACCACCGCGTCTGCATGCTGGGCCGCAAGATCGAGGCGCTGCAGGCGCAGATGTACGGCCTCGAGGTCCGCAACCGGGAGTGCCACGTGGCCATGGCCAAGTGGGACGCCGACCGcaaggcggccgccgccgagatccagagGCTGCGCGCCGAGAACCGGCGCctggccgaggaggccgcggcggcagcggcgcggcggaagGGGTCGTGGTGGTCGAGGGTGCGGATGGCGTCGGAGCGGACGCCGtgcgccccggcggcggcggtgaggaagGTCGGGCAGCAGATGAAGGGGAAGGACGGCAAgtactacggcggcggcgggtgcttcTTCGGCATCTAG
- the LOC120647601 gene encoding uncharacterized protein LOC120647601 isoform X1, whose product MGMGVKQVLVRRRLLDEDEDGGSSTGSAREEVLLDHSPSPPPMSSCGRYLLHRVCRFDTLAGVAIKYGVEVTDVKRANGLTTDLQMFAHKTLRVPLHGRHPPAAAATSPPSSSPDRYRAREWTMRRPPKNAASLDPFLKPPRSTVSPSMSLLQGYYGLTPTPKENPTNEGTEMTTYIRGHHRKARSLFSSFALENGDANRETDDAEKPIRRRQKADVELTAREDNGGSLLARTGQGLAMRPKSGSRADMNSSQQDLLVTWMPSYGDGLHAVKKSSSTPEFQDSDSISIASVWLKSKWNLKPDAFTLTLPLPLFDGIPKPLFDSIPNSIAAWRNKAAKD is encoded by the exons ATGGGCATGGGCGTCAAGCAGgtcctcgtccgccgccgcctgctcgacgaagacgaggacggcggcagcagcaccgGCAGCGCCCGCGAGGAGGTCCTGCTCGACcactcgccctcgccgccaccAATGTCGTCCTGCGGCCGTTACCTCCTGCACCGCGTCTGCAGGTTCGACaccctcgccggcgtcgccatCAAGTACGGCGTCGAG GTGACCGATGTCAAGCGCGCCAACGGCCTCACCACCGACCTGCAGATGTTCGCGCACAAGACGCTCCGGGTTCCGCTCCACGGCAGgcacccgcccgccgccgctgccacttctcctccctcctcttcccccgatCGATATCGCGCCAG AGAATGGACTATGCGTCGCCCACCCAAAAATGCTGCTTCTTTGGATCCATTTCTTAAACCACCGCGGAGCACAGTTTCGCCGTCCATGAGCCTCTTGCAGGGATACTATGGCCTCACACCAACTCCAAAGGAGAACCCTACCAATGAAGGTACTGAAATGACGACGTACATTAGAG GTCATCATAGGAAAGCTAGAAGCTTATTTAGCAGCTTCGCTCTTGAGAATGGAGATGCAAATAGGGAGACTGATGATGCTGAAAAGCCCATAAGGCGGCGCCAGAAAGCCGATGTTGAGCTGACAGCAAGGGAGGACAATGGCGGTAGCCTGTTGGCGAGGACCGGGCAGGGTTTGGCCATGAGGCCAAAGTCTGGCAGTCGGGCAGATATGAACAGTAGCCAGCAAGATCTCTTGGTGACGTGGATGCCTTCGTATGGGGACGGATTGCACGCTGTGAAGAAATCATCGAGCACTCCGGAGTTCCAAGATTCAGATAGCATCAGCATTGCGTCGGTATGGTTGAAGAGCAAGTGGAACCTGAAACCAGATGCGTTCACCCTCACACTTCCTCTCCCGCTGTTCGACGGCATCCCGAAGCCTCTCTTCGACAGCATTCCGAATTCGATTGCTGCTTGGAGAAACAAGGCTGCCAAAGATTAG